The Meriones unguiculatus strain TT.TT164.6M chromosome 9, Bangor_MerUng_6.1, whole genome shotgun sequence genome window below encodes:
- the LOC110555692 gene encoding jupiter microtubule associated homolog 2-like yields MFQGTDGQAGGSGSRSMKPPGGESSDLFGSPEEGVPSSKPNRMASNIFGPTEEPKNVPKRTNPPGEKGSGIFDESTPVQTRQRLNPPGGKTSDIFGSPVTATAPLAHPNKPKNHVLLHEGEDSKSGLKSATNSTPRGEQSEKGSSEEAEHAKIPEPAPTVDSHEPRLGPRPRSHNKVLNPPGGKSSISFY; encoded by the coding sequence ATGTTCCAGGGCACGGATGGCCAGGCTGGCGGGTCAGGCTCCAGATCCATGAAGCCCCCAGGAGGAGAATCAAGTGATCTTTTTGGAAGTCCAGAAGAAGGTGTCCCTTCAAGCAAGCCTAATAGGATGGCATCTAACATTTTTGGACCAACTGAAGAACCTAAAAACGTACCCAAGAGGACAAATCCTCCAGGGGAAAAAGGAAGTGGTATCTTTGACGAATCAACTCCTGTGCAGACTCGACAACGTCTGAACCCACCTGGTGGGAAGACGAGTGACATATTCGGATCCCCAGTCACTGCCACTGCACCCCTGGCACACCCAAACAAGCCCAAGAATCATGTGTTGTTGCATGAAGGCGAAGACTCTAAATCTGGCCTGAAGTCTGCAACAAACTCCACAcccagaggagagcagagcgagAAAGGAAGCTCAGAAGAAGCAGAGCATGCCAAGATACCAGAGCCCGCACCTACAGTTGATAGTCATGAGCCTAGGCTGGGGCCACGCCCTCGCTCCCACAACAAAGTCCTGAACCCACCAGGAGGCAAATCCAGCATCTCCTTCTACTGA